The Pseudanabaena galeata CCNP1313 genome includes a region encoding these proteins:
- the rppB gene encoding two-component system sensor histidine kinase RppB, with translation MNHDSVFFKAKVSLALWYAGVMGVILGLSGLGAYQVMAHAHWQGVDQELMAVSGNLHDALEPNLEQTGKISANVQRILPKLCIIGESCEPDRDRHVLGITKQEGYYVRLLDLSGRLLGTVGEQIEAVPFSKKAISWHTLEDLQGNRYHQVALLLKNNAGQPWGYLQIGRSLQDYDQHLNESKFALLTGLPIAFLLVSMASWYLSEKAMRPVYASYQQIQQFTADAAHEIRTPLASIRATVESVLMSEKVSEQEARETLQTIDRQTIRLSQLVQDLLMLSRMEGQVSKQSPSQSCCLNDIVSDLIEEVAAIAMQSQITLHLQLVNKIPIYVAGNEEQIYRLIFNILINAIHYTPEGGKVQIFLEQSDRMATIRIEDNGIGIAEADLPHIFDRFYRAHSDRSRQTGGTGLGLAIAMAIAKSHQGNIQVKSQLGKGSIFTIRLGLNDREI, from the coding sequence ATGAATCACGATAGTGTTTTTTTCAAAGCAAAAGTATCCTTAGCTCTCTGGTATGCAGGAGTGATGGGAGTAATCTTGGGATTGTCTGGACTTGGTGCTTATCAGGTGATGGCTCATGCTCATTGGCAAGGCGTTGATCAAGAGCTAATGGCAGTCTCTGGCAATCTTCACGATGCCTTAGAACCAAATTTGGAACAGACTGGAAAAATTAGTGCCAATGTACAGAGAATTTTGCCTAAGCTCTGCATTATTGGCGAATCTTGCGAACCCGATCGCGATCGCCATGTGTTAGGAATTACCAAACAAGAAGGCTATTACGTCAGACTGTTAGATCTTTCGGGGCGACTTTTGGGGACGGTGGGAGAACAAATAGAAGCAGTTCCATTTAGCAAAAAAGCAATAAGTTGGCATACGTTAGAAGATTTGCAAGGAAATCGCTACCATCAAGTTGCATTACTCTTAAAAAATAATGCTGGACAGCCTTGGGGCTATTTGCAAATTGGGCGATCGCTACAAGACTATGACCAGCATCTAAATGAGTCCAAATTTGCCTTATTGACAGGGTTACCGATCGCCTTTTTGTTGGTCAGCATGGCAAGCTGGTACTTATCAGAAAAAGCGATGCGTCCAGTCTATGCCTCCTATCAACAAATACAGCAATTCACCGCCGATGCCGCCCATGAAATCCGCACACCGCTCGCTTCGATTCGGGCGACAGTAGAATCGGTGCTAATGAGTGAGAAAGTTTCAGAACAAGAAGCACGGGAAACTCTACAGACCATTGATCGCCAAACGATTCGCCTCTCGCAATTAGTGCAGGATTTACTAATGCTCTCACGGATGGAAGGGCAGGTTTCTAAGCAATCACCAAGCCAATCCTGTTGTCTTAATGACATTGTGAGTGACTTAATCGAAGAAGTAGCCGCGATCGCGATGCAATCACAAATTACGCTACATTTGCAACTCGTTAACAAGATTCCGATCTATGTTGCGGGTAATGAAGAACAAATCTATCGCTTGATTTTTAATATTCTGATCAATGCTATCCATTACACTCCAGAAGGTGGCAAAGTCCAAATATTTTTGGAACAGAGCGATCGCATGGCGACGATCCGTATTGAGGACAATGGTATCGGTATTGCTGAAGCTGATTTGCCACATATTTTTGATCGCTTCTATCGCGCCCATAGCGATCGCTCTCGGCAAACGGGTGGAACTGGCTTAGGGCTTGCTATTGCTATGGCGATCGCGAAGTCGCATCAGGGCAATATCCAAGTCAAAAGTCAACTCGGCAAAGGCAGTATATTCACGATTCGATTAGGACTTAATGACAGAGAAATCTAA
- a CDS encoding IS982 family transposase — protein MDITRIFCEVDDFCESFEKHWQEQPMLPSMQGERKSRSRMRLSEVMTIAIAFHGSGYKTFKDFYTLTVIPFWRKAFPHLVSYTRFVELMPWTMMLLCCFLHTRKGEVTGISFIDSTPINVCVPCRAHAHKVFKGMVNWGKNSVGWHFGFKLHLIINDKGELLAFKLTPANVDDRQPVPEMAQDLFGQLFGDRGYISQKLFEKLYEQGLQLITKRKKNMKNCLVKLIDKILLRKRAIIESVNDQLKNISQIEHSRHRSFFNFLVNLLAGLVAYTYRETKPALDLLFKGLPALPPAIF, from the coding sequence TTGGATATCACGCGAATCTTCTGTGAAGTGGATGATTTCTGCGAAAGCTTTGAAAAACACTGGCAAGAGCAACCAATGTTGCCATCAATGCAGGGAGAAAGGAAAAGTCGCTCAAGAATGAGGTTGAGTGAAGTGATGACCATCGCGATCGCCTTTCATGGGTCAGGATACAAGACCTTCAAAGACTTCTATACCCTAACTGTAATACCGTTTTGGCGGAAAGCTTTTCCCCACTTGGTAAGCTACACCCGCTTTGTGGAGCTAATGCCTTGGACAATGATGTTGTTATGTTGCTTTCTGCATACACGCAAAGGCGAAGTGACAGGAATATCATTCATCGACTCCACACCGATCAATGTCTGTGTACCATGCCGTGCCCATGCCCATAAAGTATTCAAAGGTATGGTCAATTGGGGCAAAAACTCAGTGGGTTGGCACTTTGGCTTCAAGCTACATTTGATTATCAACGACAAAGGGGAATTGCTTGCCTTCAAGCTCACACCAGCCAATGTTGATGACCGACAACCTGTGCCTGAGATGGCTCAAGACCTCTTTGGTCAATTGTTTGGTGACCGTGGTTATATCTCCCAAAAGTTGTTTGAGAAGCTCTATGAACAAGGTTTACAACTGATTACTAAGCGCAAGAAAAATATGAAAAACTGTTTGGTCAAGTTGATTGACAAGATTTTGCTGCGTAAGCGCGCAATTATTGAGTCCGTCAATGACCAACTCAAAAACATTTCTCAGATTGAGCATTCAAGACATCGCAGTTTTTTTAATTTTCTTGTCAACCTTTTAGCTGGGTTGGTTGCTTATACATATCGAGAGACTAAACCTGCTTTAGATCTTCTCTTCAAAGGCTTGCCTGCTCTTCCTCCTGCCATCTTTTAG
- the argZ gene encoding bifunctional arginine dihydrolase/ornithine cyclodeaminase has translation MTAQLNYLMCAPDHYDVDYVINPWMEGNVHKSSRDRAVEQWQKLYGVLKGLVNVELVTPEKGWPDMVFTANAGLVLGDKAVLSRFLHKERQGEEPYFKAWFESKGFTVFELPKDLPFEGAGDALFDRSGGWLWAGYGFRSELDAHPYLAKWLDVEVLSLRLIDNRFYHLDTCFCPLTGGYLLYYPPAFDSYSNRLIEMRVPADKRIAIEEADAVNFACNAVNVDRNVVMNKISDRLKQRITNAGFTVIETPLTEFLKAGGAAKCLTLRTIEVPIATESSDQAIEQGGVEARIVELTGHLLDSGIINRALDLVTDNGGSFQVLEFNLGEQRQSTSLARIRISAPSHDLMETIMGELIEIGAVLQDRDTSDANLEPVLQDGVAPDDFYVSTIYPTDACVDGEWIRCTNQRMDAAIAISPDGKTATCKLLRDLVVGDRVVVGYDGVRTVRKPEARDTAKKEEFSFMGAGVSSERRVELVVEQIAWELRQIRDRGGKLVVSCGPVVVHTGGAPHLAYLIREGYVQSMLGGNAIAVHDMEQSSMGTSLGVDLKRGISVKGGHRHHLKVINSVRRYGSIHKAVEAGFVKTGVMYECVKNDIPFVLAGSIRDDGPLPDTVMDLLEAQRLYSEQIRNADMILMLSSMLHSIGVGNMTPAGVKMVCVDINPAVVTKLSDRGSVESVGVVTDVGLFLSLLVQQLKKLDSPVAVAA, from the coding sequence ATGACTGCCCAACTGAATTATCTGATGTGCGCTCCCGATCACTACGACGTAGACTATGTGATCAATCCTTGGATGGAGGGCAACGTTCACAAATCTAGCCGCGATCGCGCTGTAGAGCAATGGCAAAAACTGTATGGAGTCCTCAAGGGTTTAGTTAATGTCGAGCTAGTGACACCCGAAAAAGGCTGGCCAGACATGGTATTTACCGCCAACGCTGGTCTAGTATTAGGCGACAAAGCGGTATTGAGTCGTTTTTTACATAAAGAGCGTCAAGGCGAAGAGCCTTATTTCAAAGCATGGTTTGAGTCTAAGGGCTTTACAGTTTTTGAACTGCCCAAGGATTTGCCCTTTGAAGGTGCAGGTGATGCCCTGTTCGATCGCAGTGGTGGTTGGCTCTGGGCTGGCTATGGTTTCCGTTCTGAGCTAGATGCTCATCCTTACTTGGCGAAATGGCTTGATGTCGAAGTTCTGTCTCTACGTTTAATTGACAATCGCTTCTATCACCTCGATACCTGCTTCTGTCCTTTAACAGGCGGATATTTACTCTACTATCCACCTGCCTTTGATTCCTATTCCAATCGTTTGATTGAAATGCGCGTGCCTGCGGACAAGCGGATTGCGATCGAAGAGGCGGATGCTGTTAATTTTGCTTGCAACGCCGTCAACGTCGATCGCAACGTAGTGATGAACAAAATCAGCGATCGCTTAAAACAACGCATTACCAATGCTGGGTTCACCGTGATCGAAACTCCTCTCACTGAGTTTCTAAAAGCTGGTGGCGCAGCAAAATGCTTGACTTTGAGAACTATTGAAGTTCCTATTGCCACAGAAAGCAGTGACCAAGCCATTGAGCAAGGCGGCGTAGAAGCAAGAATTGTCGAATTAACAGGACATTTGCTAGATTCTGGCATCATCAATCGCGCCCTTGATTTGGTAACCGATAATGGCGGTAGTTTCCAAGTCTTGGAATTTAATCTTGGAGAACAAAGACAAAGCACTTCTTTAGCCAGAATCCGTATTTCAGCCCCATCCCATGACCTCATGGAAACAATCATGGGTGAACTGATCGAAATTGGCGCAGTCCTACAGGATCGCGATACATCTGATGCAAATCTTGAACCAGTCTTGCAAGATGGAGTCGCTCCTGATGACTTCTATGTATCCACAATTTATCCCACCGATGCCTGTGTTGATGGTGAATGGATTCGTTGTACTAATCAGCGTATGGATGCAGCGATCGCCATTAGTCCCGATGGTAAAACTGCTACCTGTAAGCTTTTACGCGATCTCGTTGTCGGCGATCGCGTGGTAGTTGGTTACGATGGCGTGCGGACTGTGCGTAAACCTGAAGCTAGAGATACCGCCAAGAAAGAAGAATTTTCCTTCATGGGTGCAGGTGTATCTAGCGAACGTCGCGTCGAACTCGTCGTCGAGCAAATCGCATGGGAACTTCGCCAAATTCGCGATCGCGGCGGCAAGTTAGTTGTGTCCTGTGGCCCCGTAGTTGTGCATACTGGCGGCGCTCCTCACTTGGCTTACTTAATTCGTGAAGGTTATGTCCAGTCGATGCTCGGTGGTAATGCGATCGCTGTTCACGACATGGAGCAATCCTCAATGGGAACTTCCCTCGGCGTTGACCTCAAGCGTGGCATCAGCGTCAAAGGTGGACATCGCCATCACCTGAAAGTGATTAACTCCGTCCGTCGCTATGGCAGCATTCACAAAGCGGTTGAGGCTGGTTTTGTGAAAACTGGTGTGATGTACGAATGCGTTAAGAACGATATTCCCTTTGTTCTAGCAGGTTCCATTCGTGATGATGGGCCTTTGCCTGACACTGTAATGGATTTGCTAGAAGCACAACGCCTATACAGTGAGCAAATTCGCAACGCTGACATGATTTTGATGCTGTCATCAATGCTGCATTCCATCGGTGTGGGTAACATGACTCCCGCAGGCGTGAAGATGGTTTGTGTGGACATCAATCCTGCGGTAGTGACCAAACTCTCCGATCGCGGTTCTGTTGAGTCCGTCGGCGTTGTCACCGATGTCGGACTATTCCTCAGCTTATTAGTGCAGCAGTTGAAGAAGCTCGATAGTCCTGTGGCTGTTGCTGCTTAG
- the moaA gene encoding GTP 3',8-cyclase MoaA → MNNVDYLRISLIDRCNFRCTYCMPEDSEVDYIQAQESLTNDELISLIQEVFIPLGFKKFRLTGGEPLLRRDLVRLVGAIANLQGVEDLSMTTNGFLLGELAKPLYEAGLRRINISLDSLDRDVFRQITGRNLWEKVWAGILAAHAVGFEPLKLNAVVVPDVNDREILDLAALSIDRNWHIRFIEFMPIGNDSLFTHKGWVDSATLRQQISDRYGLEAGNCKGNGPADVFQIPNAKGTLGFISQMSECFCDRCNRMRLSADGLLRPCLLNETGQIDLKTALRQGKNFAELRIAVRDLLNLKDEINFKERDRGTGEQKSYFRTMSQIGG, encoded by the coding sequence GTGAACAATGTTGACTACCTTCGCATCAGTTTGATCGATCGCTGCAATTTTCGCTGCACCTACTGTATGCCTGAAGACTCAGAAGTCGATTATATTCAAGCGCAGGAAAGCCTCACTAATGATGAGTTAATTAGCTTAATTCAAGAGGTATTTATTCCCCTTGGCTTTAAAAAATTTCGGCTGACGGGCGGTGAGCCTCTACTGCGGCGAGATTTAGTACGTTTGGTGGGAGCGATCGCCAATTTACAGGGGGTAGAAGATTTGTCGATGACTACTAATGGTTTTTTGCTGGGGGAATTAGCAAAACCTTTATATGAAGCAGGTTTACGGCGAATAAACATTAGTCTCGATTCTCTCGATCGCGATGTGTTTCGGCAAATTACAGGACGCAATCTCTGGGAAAAAGTATGGGCTGGGATCTTAGCAGCCCATGCAGTGGGCTTTGAGCCACTCAAACTAAATGCGGTGGTTGTGCCAGATGTAAATGATCGTGAAATATTAGATTTAGCCGCCTTAAGCATTGATCGCAATTGGCATATTCGGTTTATTGAGTTTATGCCAATTGGTAATGACAGCTTGTTTACGCACAAGGGTTGGGTGGACTCAGCAACTCTGCGCCAACAAATCAGCGATCGCTACGGTCTAGAGGCTGGCAACTGCAAAGGTAATGGGCCCGCCGATGTATTTCAAATCCCCAATGCTAAGGGGACGTTGGGTTTTATTAGTCAAATGTCTGAATGTTTTTGCGATCGCTGCAATCGGATGCGGCTATCGGCTGACGGTTTATTGCGTCCATGTCTATTAAATGAAACGGGACAGATCGATCTGAAAACTGCATTGCGTCAGGGCAAAAATTTTGCGGAGCTAAGAATTGCGGTGCGCGATTTACTAAATCTCAAGGACGAAATTAATTTTAAAGAACGCGATCGCGGCACTGGTGAGCAGAAAAGCTATTTTCGCACTATGTCCCAAATTGGCGGCTAA
- a CDS encoding branched-chain amino acid transaminase codes for MTSQYAYIRGTFVPLEDATISIRTHAFLYGTAVFEGIKAYWLPEENRMAAFRLEEHYQRLIQSCRIIGLQHPLDVETMVHLTTELIQRNQCNSATYIRPIIYKSDLRIGPILKVPHTHDDFCLFSVPMDGYLDTSNGIKVGVSSWRRLDDNAIPARAKVNGAYVNTALAKTDGYASGFDDVVVLTNEGHVAEGSAMNLFLVRDGKLITSSITDNILEGITRSSVMELAAKELGIETVSRTIDRTELYIADEAFFVGTATELAPITSFDHRPVGDGTIGEITKKLRDLYSKAVQGLLPDYHHWLTKV; via the coding sequence ATGACCTCACAGTACGCCTATATACGCGGGACATTTGTACCCCTCGAAGATGCCACAATCAGTATCCGCACCCACGCATTTCTATATGGAACGGCTGTCTTTGAAGGAATTAAGGCGTATTGGCTACCAGAAGAAAATCGGATGGCGGCGTTTCGCCTAGAAGAGCATTATCAACGCCTCATCCAAAGTTGCCGCATTATTGGCTTGCAACATCCCCTTGATGTGGAGACGATGGTTCATCTCACGACCGAGTTAATCCAACGTAATCAGTGTAACTCCGCTACATATATCCGCCCAATTATTTACAAGTCTGACCTTCGGATTGGACCAATTCTCAAAGTTCCTCATACCCATGATGATTTTTGTTTGTTCAGTGTGCCGATGGATGGATATCTGGATACAAGCAATGGTATCAAAGTCGGTGTTTCTTCATGGCGACGTTTAGATGACAATGCAATTCCTGCTCGCGCAAAAGTGAATGGTGCATATGTAAATACTGCTCTTGCGAAGACCGATGGCTATGCCTCTGGTTTTGATGATGTGGTGGTGCTAACGAATGAAGGGCATGTCGCTGAAGGGAGTGCGATGAATCTCTTTTTAGTAAGAGATGGAAAACTAATCACTAGTTCGATTACTGATAATATTCTCGAAGGTATTACTCGTAGTTCGGTAATGGAGTTAGCGGCTAAGGAATTAGGAATCGAAACTGTATCGCGCACAATCGATCGCACAGAGCTATACATTGCCGATGAAGCTTTCTTTGTGGGTACAGCAACTGAACTCGCTCCAATTACCAGCTTTGATCATCGTCCTGTCGGTGATGGCACAATCGGCGAAATCACCAAGAAGCTTCGCGACTTATACAGTAAAGCTGTTCAAGGGCTTTTACCTGACTATCATCACTGGCTAACCAAGGTCTAA